The proteins below are encoded in one region of Podarcis raffonei isolate rPodRaf1 chromosome 8, rPodRaf1.pri, whole genome shotgun sequence:
- the LOC128420098 gene encoding small serum protein 5-like → MKILLSLTALSLTLALCQGACMFSQHEVEIKDGQPVLPTECTDLYDGSKHPFGSKWNTAQCMECTCSESGMECCSRYGGIAEVLGCKAVVNPNTCEYEFYKLDDPSKPCF, encoded by the exons ATG AAAATCCTCTTGAGCCTGACTGCCTTGTCTCTGACACTTGCCTTGTGTCAGGGAGCCTGCATGTTTAGCCAGCACGAAGTAGAGATTAAAGATG GTCAGCCGGTGCTGCCCACTGAGTGTACCGATCTCTATGATGGGAGCAAGCATCCATTCGGCTCCAAGTGGAATACAGCGCAGTGCATGGAATGCACATGTAGTGAAAGTGGAATGGAGTGCTGTTCCAG gtaCGGTGGTATTGCTGAAGTTCTGGGATGTAAAGCAGTGGTAAACCCAAACACATGTGAATATGAGTTCTATAAACTGGATGATCCCTCCAAACCCTGTTTCTGA